A single genomic interval of Rosistilla ulvae harbors:
- a CDS encoding prenyltransferase/squalene oxidase repeat-containing protein, whose product MLRPLLCCFAALLTLPSIAADRQQETDAAIARGIDFLTRGAASDTGAYSPQTGTGVTSLCITAVLQNRPAMATSPSIVKSLKFLEQHFQDTGGIYVNDSLYRNYETSLAMQALALANSDHRYDQRLKRAEAFLRGIQWDEGEGIESSDPGYGGAGYGKHARPDLSNTQFFLDALRSVGVGEEDPAIQKALKFVSRCQNLESEYNDTPHAAKVGDGGFYYTSAAGGQSQAGQTPDGGLRSYGSMTYAGLKSMLYAGVSKDDQRVKAAMDFIRKTYSLQQNPGMGNAGLFYYYHTFAKALDATQLKTIEDASGQKHDWRQELSETLLSLQAEDGAWVNRENERWLEGDRNLVTAYALMALSYCK is encoded by the coding sequence ATGCTACGACCGTTGCTATGTTGTTTTGCTGCCTTATTGACGCTTCCTAGCATCGCAGCCGACCGGCAACAGGAAACCGACGCAGCGATCGCGCGAGGCATCGATTTCCTGACGCGTGGGGCGGCATCCGACACCGGGGCCTACAGTCCGCAGACTGGAACGGGTGTGACGAGTTTATGCATCACAGCGGTTTTGCAGAATCGGCCGGCGATGGCGACCTCCCCATCGATCGTTAAATCGCTGAAGTTTCTCGAGCAGCACTTCCAAGATACCGGCGGCATCTACGTCAACGACTCGCTCTACCGGAACTATGAAACCAGCTTGGCGATGCAGGCGCTGGCGTTGGCCAACAGCGATCATCGATATGATCAGCGACTGAAGCGAGCCGAAGCGTTCCTGCGAGGAATCCAGTGGGACGAAGGAGAGGGAATCGAATCTTCCGACCCGGGCTATGGCGGTGCGGGATATGGCAAACACGCTCGCCCCGACCTCTCCAACACCCAGTTCTTCCTCGACGCGTTGCGCAGCGTCGGCGTGGGCGAAGAGGATCCGGCGATCCAAAAAGCGTTGAAGTTTGTCTCGCGCTGCCAGAACCTCGAATCGGAGTACAACGATACTCCGCACGCTGCAAAAGTTGGCGACGGCGGTTTCTATTACACTTCGGCGGCGGGCGGTCAGAGCCAAGCCGGGCAGACACCCGATGGTGGCCTTCGCAGTTATGGTTCGATGACCTACGCGGGGCTGAAGAGCATGCTCTACGCTGGCGTCAGCAAAGACGATCAACGCGTGAAGGCTGCGATGGATTTCATCCGCAAAACCTACTCGCTGCAACAGAATCCAGGCATGGGAAACGCCGGGCTGTTCTATTATTACCACACCTTCGCTAAGGCGCTTGACGCAACGCAGTTGAAGACGATCGAAGATGCCAGCGGACAAAAGCACGATTGGCGTCAGGAGCTTTCCGAAACGCTGCTGTCGCTGCAAGCCGAGGATGGCGCGTGGGTCAACCGTGAAAACGAACGCTGGCTCGAAGGGGACCGCAACCTGGTCACCGCCTACGCTTTGATGGCGCTCAGCTACTGCAAATAG
- a CDS encoding DUF481 domain-containing protein, with protein MPPPAYQPGAYGSSTPTYLPPVNPTTQYPSIESNAPTGSQYSMPVQAAQQTQVPYYQAASDPNLYPQVQYLAAPAQNYTPPVPMNDPSILQEPSVVGSGASQETVPTPAPDSDSTVLDMSTMTPLPEQMDELEKEYSWYHYPWVWIPRDGWDSSVEFGLNGSEGNSNSLSYAAGANLARKSDLYNLGVNLNYRKTSSGGIDTQNNARANFDLDRTIAQSDFSAFIKSGLEYDEFKAFDARVNVNGGLSYFLAKTEDVTFVTRVGAGASQEIGSVDEDWKPEMLFGLDLKQQVNKRNKIYVKADYFPAFEDFSDYRVVTDAGWEILLDDAENFSLKLAATNRYDSTPLGLEPQDIDYTATLLYKF; from the coding sequence TTGCCCCCCCCTGCATATCAACCTGGGGCCTATGGCAGCAGCACGCCGACCTACCTGCCACCGGTCAATCCAACCACCCAATACCCGTCGATCGAATCCAACGCGCCGACAGGCAGCCAGTATTCGATGCCAGTGCAGGCGGCTCAACAAACGCAGGTCCCTTATTATCAGGCTGCGAGCGATCCGAATCTGTATCCTCAAGTGCAGTACTTGGCCGCTCCTGCCCAGAATTACACTCCGCCGGTTCCGATGAACGACCCGTCGATACTTCAAGAGCCAAGCGTCGTTGGTTCGGGGGCGAGCCAAGAAACCGTTCCCACGCCAGCTCCCGATTCCGACAGCACCGTGCTCGATATGTCGACCATGACGCCGCTGCCGGAACAAATGGACGAACTCGAAAAAGAATACAGCTGGTATCACTATCCGTGGGTCTGGATTCCACGCGATGGCTGGGACAGCAGCGTGGAGTTTGGTTTGAACGGAAGCGAAGGCAATTCCAACTCGCTCAGCTACGCCGCAGGAGCCAATCTGGCGCGGAAGAGCGATCTGTATAACTTGGGTGTGAACTTGAATTACCGCAAAACCAGCAGCGGCGGTATCGATACCCAGAACAACGCCCGGGCGAACTTTGATTTGGATCGCACGATCGCCCAATCCGACTTTTCGGCGTTCATCAAGAGTGGACTGGAGTACGACGAGTTCAAGGCGTTTGACGCCCGTGTGAACGTCAACGGTGGTCTCTCCTACTTTTTGGCGAAAACCGAAGACGTCACATTCGTAACCCGGGTCGGTGCCGGTGCGTCGCAAGAAATCGGTTCGGTCGATGAAGACTGGAAACCGGAAATGCTGTTTGGCCTGGATCTAAAGCAACAGGTCAACAAGCGAAACAAGATTTATGTCAAAGCGGATTACTTCCCCGCCTTCGAAGATTTCTCCGACTACCGCGTGGTAACCGATGCGGGTTGGGAAATTTTGTTGGATGATGCGGAAAATTTTAGCCTGAAACTGGCCGCGACGAACCGATATGACAGCACACCGTTGGGCCTTGAACCCCAAGACATCGACTATACGGCGACCCTGCTGTACAAGTTCTAA
- a CDS encoding WD40 repeat domain-containing protein, translated as MIDPFAKTIRTNWFASLSLAAVLSFASPLFADDEPTKPAAKEQPPAAEAKPEAKPEAKPEAKPEAKPEAKPEAKPEAKPEAKPEAKPEAKPEPKPEPKPEPKPEPKPEPKPEPKPEPKPEPKPEPKPEAKSEPTWPHRWVTAVSTNAGRVCAAAADGLLLREANVVAVNPADLTGSETLYTHPASVWAVAVAPDGASVASTDYKGNLGIYRFEGEQLTMKEAVFERWTRALAFAPDGSVLVAANEAGKVFVYDVAKGEVIQSVELGGQQIYSLAFSADGKLLAAGDGAGSVHLLKLAGLETVKKVACGEAPIWAVCFSANDKQMFAGGSDRKLRRIEVDGEAEPTVLGQASDWITAIDCNPGASQIAVGSMDGTMSTSDGSNFEKIGKVPSGIWSVAFADGKLLAATRKHMIASFVPSWKSGYTAPDIAELKK; from the coding sequence ATGATAGATCCATTTGCCAAGACGATCCGCACCAACTGGTTCGCCAGCCTGTCGCTCGCCGCCGTGCTGAGCTTCGCCTCGCCGTTGTTCGCCGACGACGAACCGACAAAGCCTGCCGCCAAGGAACAGCCCCCCGCCGCGGAAGCTAAACCGGAAGCTAAACCGGAAGCCAAACCGGAAGCCAAACCGGAAGCCAAACCGGAAGCCAAGCCAGAAGCCAAGCCAGAAGCCAAGCCAGAAGCCAAGCCAGAAGCCAAGCCAGAAGCCAAGCCAGAACCGAAGCCAGAACCGAAGCCAGAACCGAAGCCAGAACCGAAGCCAGAACCGAAGCCAGAACCGAAGCCAGAACCGAAGCCAGAACCGAAGCCAGAACCGAAGCCAGAGGCTAAGTCGGAACCGACTTGGCCGCATCGTTGGGTGACAGCGGTTTCGACGAACGCCGGCCGCGTCTGTGCGGCTGCCGCTGATGGGCTACTGTTGCGGGAAGCAAATGTCGTGGCGGTAAACCCCGCCGATCTCACCGGCAGCGAGACGCTTTACACGCATCCCGCTAGCGTCTGGGCAGTCGCAGTGGCTCCCGACGGCGCGTCGGTTGCTAGCACAGATTACAAGGGCAACCTCGGCATTTATCGTTTTGAAGGCGAGCAGTTGACGATGAAAGAAGCTGTCTTCGAACGCTGGACGCGGGCCTTGGCTTTTGCTCCCGACGGCAGCGTTTTGGTGGCGGCTAACGAAGCGGGCAAAGTGTTCGTTTACGACGTCGCAAAAGGGGAAGTCATCCAAAGTGTCGAGCTGGGTGGCCAGCAGATTTATTCGCTTGCTTTCTCGGCTGACGGAAAGTTGTTGGCAGCGGGAGATGGCGCCGGAAGCGTCCACCTGCTGAAGCTGGCGGGACTGGAAACCGTCAAGAAAGTTGCCTGTGGCGAAGCACCGATTTGGGCGGTTTGCTTCTCTGCAAACGACAAACAAATGTTTGCTGGCGGATCGGACAGGAAGCTGCGGCGGATCGAAGTCGATGGGGAAGCGGAACCCACCGTGTTGGGCCAGGCATCGGATTGGATCACCGCGATCGACTGCAATCCTGGCGCATCCCAGATAGCCGTGGGATCGATGGATGGTACGATGTCTACAAGCGATGGAAGCAACTTTGAAAAGATCGGCAAGGTTCCCAGCGGGATCTGGTCGGTTGCATTTGCCGACGGCAAGCTGCTGGCAGCGACGCGGAAGCACATGATTGCCAGCTTTGTTCCATCCTGGAAGTCGGGTTACACCGCGCCAGATATCGCGGAATTGAAAAAGTAG
- a CDS encoding carboxylesterase family protein: MLRIALSLSLLLACGLIMADEPYQARTISLPAVPGEEGSKSESYSYRLLSPQTIEPGKTYPLVLFLHGAGERGDDNTRQLKYLPELLATPANREKYPCFVLAPQCPTGKQWVDVPWGDRTSTPLPEQPSRPMQAVIAMLQQTMQDQPVDRSRVYLTGLSMGGYGSWDLAARQPEWFAAAIIVCGGGDEHQATRLKPLPIWAFHGGADTVVPTQRSRSMVQAIHDAGGTQIEYSELPGVGHNSWTHAYSPSAGALDWMFAQVRKPIAGDAKEE, from the coding sequence ATGCTCCGTATTGCTTTATCCCTTTCCCTGTTGCTCGCTTGCGGTCTGATTATGGCGGATGAACCCTATCAAGCTCGAACCATTTCGTTGCCTGCGGTTCCAGGCGAAGAGGGTAGCAAAAGCGAATCGTATTCGTATCGTTTGCTGTCCCCGCAAACGATCGAACCGGGCAAGACCTATCCGTTGGTGCTCTTCTTGCACGGCGCGGGAGAGCGCGGCGATGACAACACCCGCCAGTTGAAGTATTTGCCCGAGTTGTTGGCGACGCCGGCCAATCGCGAAAAGTACCCATGTTTCGTGCTCGCTCCCCAATGCCCTACGGGGAAGCAATGGGTCGATGTGCCGTGGGGCGATCGCACGTCGACGCCGTTGCCCGAGCAACCATCGCGTCCGATGCAGGCGGTGATCGCGATGTTGCAGCAAACGATGCAGGATCAGCCTGTCGATCGATCACGAGTCTATTTGACGGGGCTATCGATGGGCGGCTACGGTTCGTGGGATCTTGCGGCGCGTCAGCCCGAATGGTTCGCTGCGGCGATCATCGTCTGTGGTGGCGGCGATGAACATCAAGCGACGCGGCTGAAACCGTTGCCAATCTGGGCCTTCCACGGCGGTGCCGATACCGTTGTGCCAACGCAGCGTTCGCGCTCGATGGTTCAAGCGATTCACGATGCCGGTGGTACGCAGATCGAATATTCCGAATTGCCAGGCGTTGGTCATAACAGTTGGACTCACGCGTACTCACCCTCCGCCGGAGCGCTCGATTGGATGTTTGCGCAAGTGCGCAAGCCGATCGCGGGCGATGCCAAAGAGGAGTAG
- a CDS encoding hybrid sensor histidine kinase/response regulator, with protein MNSIENNKPRILVIDDNPAIHDDFQKILVSDADKQELWDAASAFFGEEAEAPVANDKLDVQLDSAYQGEEGYRKVRDANAAGRPYTLAFCDMRMPPGWDGLTTIENLWKADSNLQVVICSAYSDNTWSDISKRLGLSDRLLILKKPFDNAEVMQMVVALIEKRRLIDAASIKRESLERTVAERTRHLREAQQESEQLLAAIDSLMVGTDADGTVQRWNENAVAIFGIDAVDAIGQPLASLPIQWENPVLVGDLVHSRQQETATHLETSFSNALGTLRIVCFSSYPVLEAGKRRGTLILGTDVTEHRILEQQLHNSLKLESVGQLAAGVAHEINTPMQYLGDNLDYLNAKFDKLMGYLQSSSDLLDVAEQLAVSPALVSELKQKAKSLSLHNLYTQIPQALTDSIDGVEHVSRIVRAMKELSHPGIEETSAVDINRALETTMAVSTNEWKYVAKIETDLAPNLEPVRGYPGELNQVFLNLIINAAHAISDRTAGGSKGLGKITIRSSLQNESVKVEISDDGGGIPEHIRGRVFDPFFTTKEVGKGTGQGLAIAHTVVVQKHGGKLTFDVQEGHGTTFVIELPMRGPAPSNDNANRDAMTAASGL; from the coding sequence ATGAATAGCATCGAAAACAACAAACCACGCATCCTTGTCATCGATGACAATCCAGCGATTCACGACGACTTCCAAAAGATCCTCGTCTCCGATGCAGACAAGCAGGAATTATGGGACGCCGCATCGGCATTTTTCGGCGAGGAAGCAGAAGCGCCGGTCGCAAACGACAAATTGGATGTCCAACTCGATTCCGCCTACCAAGGCGAAGAAGGATATCGCAAAGTCCGCGACGCCAATGCCGCCGGGCGTCCCTACACGTTGGCGTTTTGCGACATGCGAATGCCGCCGGGCTGGGACGGTCTCACCACGATTGAAAACCTTTGGAAGGCCGATTCCAATCTACAAGTTGTGATTTGCAGCGCCTATTCCGACAACACCTGGTCGGATATCTCCAAGCGTCTAGGGCTTTCGGATCGCTTGTTGATTCTGAAGAAACCGTTCGACAATGCGGAAGTGATGCAGATGGTTGTCGCCCTGATCGAAAAGCGACGTCTGATCGACGCTGCATCGATCAAGCGAGAAAGCCTCGAACGGACCGTTGCCGAACGGACGCGTCACCTGCGTGAAGCCCAACAAGAATCGGAGCAACTGTTGGCGGCCATCGATTCGTTGATGGTGGGAACCGACGCCGATGGAACGGTGCAACGCTGGAATGAAAATGCTGTCGCGATCTTTGGAATCGATGCGGTCGACGCGATCGGTCAGCCCTTGGCGTCACTGCCGATCCAATGGGAGAATCCTGTCCTGGTCGGCGATCTCGTCCACAGTCGACAACAAGAAACGGCCACGCATTTGGAAACCAGTTTTTCCAACGCTCTGGGAACTCTACGAATCGTCTGCTTTTCCAGCTATCCCGTTCTCGAGGCGGGGAAGCGCCGAGGAACCCTGATTCTCGGAACCGACGTGACCGAACATCGGATCCTGGAACAGCAACTGCACAATTCCCTGAAACTCGAATCGGTGGGGCAATTGGCCGCTGGCGTCGCGCACGAGATCAATACGCCGATGCAGTATCTAGGCGACAACCTCGATTATCTAAACGCCAAGTTTGACAAATTGATGGGGTATCTGCAGTCGTCCAGCGATCTATTGGACGTTGCCGAACAATTGGCGGTGAGTCCCGCATTGGTGTCCGAGTTGAAACAAAAGGCGAAATCGTTGAGCCTGCATAATCTTTACACTCAGATCCCGCAGGCCCTTACCGATTCGATCGATGGCGTCGAACACGTCTCCCGAATCGTGCGAGCGATGAAAGAATTGTCCCATCCGGGTATTGAGGAGACATCGGCGGTCGATATCAATCGAGCGTTGGAGACAACGATGGCCGTCTCGACGAACGAATGGAAATATGTCGCAAAAATCGAAACCGACCTAGCCCCCAATCTCGAACCGGTCAGAGGCTATCCAGGAGAATTGAATCAGGTATTCCTTAATTTGATCATCAACGCAGCGCATGCGATTTCCGACCGCACGGCGGGTGGCAGCAAGGGGCTGGGAAAAATCACCATCCGTTCCTCACTGCAAAACGAATCTGTCAAAGTTGAGATCAGCGACGATGGCGGTGGCATCCCCGAACACATTCGCGGACGCGTCTTCGATCCGTTTTTCACGACCAAAGAAGTCGGCAAGGGAACCGGCCAGGGGTTGGCGATCGCCCACACCGTGGTCGTGCAAAAACACGGTGGCAAGCTCACCTTTGATGTCCAAGAGGGACACGGCACAACGTTTGTGATCGAGCTGCCGATGCGTGGCCCCGCGCCGTCCAACGACAATGCAAACCGTGATGCGATGACCGCAGCAAGCGGACTGTAG
- a CDS encoding Nramp family divalent metal transporter, whose protein sequence is MNDQPSHQPWYRRIGPGLITACVVIGPGSLVTSSKVGASEQYSMLWVVVVSVAFMMLYMTLGAKLGAVGSAAPCDLIAAKAGRWLSVLVGLSVFFIATAFQSGNNIGVAATFEAFIESKTVVAGMVIVFNLLAIVFLFAFKDMYKMLERVMMALVGLMLISFAINLISLRPDLAAMGKGLVTPTLGKSGELLPVLGLIGTTFISAAAFYQAYLVRQKGWGIDEVKSGMVDARIGSVIMFLITVMLMSTAAAGLSGRADITLNSPVDVAIALESTFGPAAKIIFCFGLFSAAYSSFLVNAMIGGFMAADGLNMGSRPTDLVPRLLTAASLLLGMAVGVAVLIFDFDRTPTIIAAQAVTVVVAPLIAGVLLWLTSSRDVMGDHVNRPATIVFGLIGLGLLLAMAGKTAFSDLPKKLNSYRQPAVTASSDSQ, encoded by the coding sequence ATGAACGATCAGCCCTCGCACCAACCTTGGTATCGCCGGATCGGTCCCGGATTGATCACCGCCTGTGTCGTGATCGGCCCGGGCAGTCTTGTGACCAGTTCGAAAGTCGGCGCGTCGGAACAGTATTCGATGCTGTGGGTCGTCGTGGTGTCGGTTGCCTTCATGATGTTGTACATGACCCTCGGGGCGAAACTCGGGGCCGTCGGCTCCGCTGCTCCCTGCGATTTGATCGCCGCCAAAGCAGGTCGTTGGTTGTCGGTCCTCGTGGGGTTGAGCGTCTTCTTCATCGCGACGGCGTTTCAATCGGGCAACAACATCGGTGTCGCAGCGACTTTTGAAGCGTTCATCGAATCAAAAACAGTCGTCGCCGGCATGGTGATCGTCTTCAACCTACTAGCGATCGTGTTTTTGTTTGCCTTCAAAGACATGTACAAGATGCTCGAACGCGTGATGATGGCGTTGGTCGGCTTGATGCTGATCTCGTTCGCTATCAATTTGATCAGCCTCCGTCCCGACCTGGCTGCGATGGGCAAGGGCTTGGTCACGCCAACGCTCGGCAAGTCGGGCGAACTGCTGCCGGTTCTGGGGCTGATCGGAACGACCTTCATCAGTGCGGCCGCCTTCTATCAGGCGTATCTCGTGCGACAGAAGGGCTGGGGAATCGATGAAGTCAAAAGCGGCATGGTCGATGCTCGCATCGGTTCGGTGATCATGTTCCTGATCACGGTGATGTTGATGTCGACCGCGGCGGCTGGCCTTTCCGGACGCGCCGATATCACGCTCAACAGTCCCGTCGATGTCGCGATCGCATTGGAGTCGACGTTTGGCCCGGCTGCAAAAATCATCTTCTGCTTCGGGCTCTTCTCCGCTGCCTACTCCTCATTTTTGGTCAACGCGATGATCGGTGGTTTTATGGCTGCCGATGGCTTGAACATGGGCAGTCGCCCGACCGACCTGGTACCTCGCCTGCTGACCGCGGCTTCGCTGCTGCTGGGCATGGCGGTCGGCGTGGCGGTGCTGATCTTCGACTTCGATCGCACTCCGACGATCATTGCCGCCCAAGCGGTTACCGTCGTCGTGGCACCATTGATCGCCGGCGTGCTGCTGTGGTTAACCAGTTCCCGCGACGTGATGGGGGATCACGTTAACCGCCCGGCCACGATCGTCTTTGGTCTGATCGGCCTGGGGCTATTGCTGGCAATGGCAGGCAAGACAGCGTTCTCGGATCTCCCCAAAAAGCTGAACAGCTACCGCCAACCAGCGGTCACCGCCAGTTCGGATTCGCAATAG
- a CDS encoding HEAT repeat domain-containing protein → MHRLTPLAILATCALLAGCHDGPLFALKTINPVYRSQWAEDEKLGPTDAQRLEELQRLVASMPSLSDADQEYWLKHIEAILENDKNPEMRTHAIRALAGCRNSRVIDLCETQMTDESIKVRMAVCDVLGTRDESRSTQLLATTIGSESNEDVQMAAIAAVGKHRSPEAAQALKASLRSRNPAVRVACVESLGQCTGKDLGDDPQVWVAYLDGKEVDEQKKSFTRQMQDLF, encoded by the coding sequence ATGCACAGATTGACCCCTTTGGCGATCTTGGCGACCTGCGCTTTGCTAGCAGGTTGCCACGATGGACCACTGTTTGCCTTGAAGACGATCAACCCGGTCTATCGATCGCAGTGGGCCGAGGATGAAAAACTTGGGCCCACCGATGCGCAACGCCTTGAGGAGTTGCAGCGGTTGGTCGCGTCGATGCCATCGCTCTCCGATGCCGATCAGGAATACTGGTTGAAGCACATCGAAGCGATTTTGGAAAACGACAAAAATCCAGAGATGCGGACCCACGCGATCCGCGCGTTGGCGGGTTGCCGCAATTCGCGCGTGATCGATCTGTGTGAAACGCAGATGACCGATGAAAGCATCAAGGTCCGGATGGCGGTCTGCGACGTGTTAGGCACTCGCGACGAATCCCGCTCAACCCAGTTGTTAGCAACCACGATCGGCAGCGAATCGAACGAAGATGTCCAGATGGCAGCGATTGCGGCGGTCGGCAAACATCGATCGCCCGAAGCAGCACAGGCTTTGAAAGCCAGTTTGCGATCACGCAATCCAGCGGTCCGTGTCGCCTGCGTCGAATCGCTGGGACAATGCACCGGCAAGGATCTCGGCGACGATCCTCAAGTTTGGGTTGCCTACCTGGACGGCAAGGAAGTCGATGAACAGAAGAAGAGCTTCACTCGGCAGATGCAAGACCTGTTCTAA
- a CDS encoding PSP1 domain-containing protein, which yields MSTAPPTDETKASPMKYVVRCGSLRTLHVATSKSSFHYGEKVIVRTDRGMETGEVLVEATEHTLSHMTNPPGGQILRSLSGDDVNDLSHISDQGRKEFDACKRHIHRLGLDMKLVDIEHLFGGERVVVYYLADKRVDFRQLVRDLASEFQTRVEMRQIGVRDEAKLLADYGDCGKPVCCNTHLSAMPPVSMRMAKLQKATLDPSKISGRCGRLKCCLRYEFDTYEEMQRELPPPGAQVLTRDGKATVIFQEILAQQLLVQTEDNRRVLIDVSDVLSVVQKKPAGDNRSSSKSKKKQNSKNLDTPSKAEGEENL from the coding sequence ATGTCGACTGCGCCCCCAACCGACGAAACCAAAGCGTCTCCCATGAAATACGTGGTGCGATGCGGTTCGTTGCGCACGCTACACGTGGCGACTTCGAAATCAAGCTTTCATTACGGCGAGAAAGTCATCGTGCGGACCGACCGCGGAATGGAGACCGGCGAGGTCTTGGTCGAAGCGACCGAACATACGCTGTCGCACATGACCAACCCTCCCGGTGGCCAGATCCTACGCTCGTTGAGCGGCGATGACGTCAACGACCTCAGCCACATCTCGGACCAGGGTCGCAAGGAGTTCGACGCTTGCAAACGCCATATCCACCGCCTCGGTCTGGATATGAAACTTGTCGACATCGAACATCTCTTTGGCGGCGAGCGGGTTGTCGTGTATTACTTGGCCGACAAACGTGTCGACTTTCGCCAATTGGTCCGCGACCTCGCATCGGAATTTCAGACGCGGGTCGAGATGCGTCAGATCGGCGTCCGCGACGAAGCCAAACTGCTTGCCGACTATGGCGATTGCGGCAAACCGGTCTGCTGCAACACGCACCTTTCGGCGATGCCACCGGTTTCGATGCGGATGGCCAAACTGCAAAAAGCGACGCTCGATCCGTCAAAAATTTCGGGCCGTTGCGGACGACTGAAGTGTTGCCTGCGGTACGAATTTGATACCTACGAAGAAATGCAGCGAGAGCTGCCACCGCCGGGAGCCCAGGTGCTCACCCGCGATGGCAAAGCGACGGTGATCTTCCAAGAAATTTTGGCTCAACAATTGTTGGTCCAGACCGAGGATAATCGCCGAGTACTGATTGACGTTTCCGACGTCTTATCGGTTGTCCAAAAGAAACCTGCCGGCGACAACCGATCGTCCTCCAAGAGCAAGAAAAAGCAGAACTCCAAGAATCTTGATACGCCTTCCAAAGCGGAGGGAGAAGAGAATTTATGA